Proteins encoded within one genomic window of Hevea brasiliensis isolate MT/VB/25A 57/8 chromosome 8, ASM3005281v1, whole genome shotgun sequence:
- the LOC110637936 gene encoding uncharacterized protein LOC110637936: MAKAPPVLTRLQNHSPKKAHKQHSMSPLCLSIFLLVTCVALFTLFQIQSLHTPPSSSSPWFLMHQWQKVTTSTQELTSMAEKLRQAVTFLPLKDLRYQEKALQGHTWFMSSMYDTREEGEVQYQQFPSQSSNGRLLCLKGRDTHDGSWNSYALAWPETLPFNATLLKGLTFVSYNHYNYDNIWHGLSAVVPFVAWHIRNECESPSRWILYHWGELRFKMGAWLRTLTEATFDGEPFIEGFEWANNSEPICFEKAVVMRHNEGGMSRVRRMETYDYMRCKARAYCNVSLEDARINNKGLPGIGLTLFMRTGPRSFRNESAVIGIFEKECAKVEGCKLMVAYSNNLTFCEQVKLMSLTDILASPHGAQLTNMFLMDRNSSVMEFFPKGWLKLAGVGQYVYHWIASWSGMKHQGAWRDPEGEPCPFPEDDRRCMSVYKGGKIGLNETYFSKWAKNVLNEVKTRKTVEVSNKSTASTSSCACS, translated from the exons ATGGCCAAAGCACCACCAGTGCTTACCAGACTCCAAAACCATAGCCCCAAGAAAGCCCATAAACAACACTCTATGTCGCCACTTTGCCTCTCCATCTTCCTCCTAGTCACCTGTGTCGCTCTCTTTACTCTCTTCCAAATCCAATCCCTCCACACCCCACCTTCTTCTTCATCACCATGGTTTCTTATGCATCAGTGGCAGAAAGTCACCACCAGCACCCAGGAACTCACGTCCATGGCTGAAAAGCTTAGGCAAGCAGTCACGTTTCTCCCACTTAAGGATTTGCGTTACCAAGAAAAGGCCCTGCAAGGCCACACATGGTTCATGAGCTCCATGTATGATACTCGTGAAGAAGGTGAGGTACAATACCAGCAGTTTCCTTCACAATCCTCTAATGGTAGGCTACTTTGCTTGAAAGGACGTGATACCCACGATGGGTCTTGGAATTCCTATGCCTTAGCTTGGCCTGAAACCCTACCTTTCAATGCTACTCTCCTGAAAGGTTTAACCTTTGTGTCATATAACCATTACAACTATGATAATATCTGGCATGGGTTATCTGCTGTGGTACCATTTGTTGCGTGGCATATAAGAAATGAGTGTGAATCTCCTAGCAGATGGATTTTGTACCATTGGGGTGAGCTTAGGTTCAAAATGGGTGCATGGCTAAGGACCCTGACTGAGGCAACATTTGATGGAGAACCATTTATTGAAGGATTTGAATGGGCTAATAATAGTGAGCCAATTTGCTTTGAAAAAGCTGTGGTGATGAGGCATAATGAGGGTGGCATGTCAAGGGTGAGGAGGATGGAGACTTATGATTACATGAGGTGTAAGGCTAGGGCTTATTGTAATGTGAGCTTGGAAGATGCAAGAATCAATAACAAGGGATTGCCAGGAATTGGGTTGACCTTATTTATGAGAACAGGTCCCAGATCTTTCAGGAATGAGTCTGCAGTGATTGGCATCTTTGAAAAGGAGTGTGCAAAGGTAGAGGGTTGCAAGTTGATGGTGGCCTACTCCAATAATCTTACTTTCTGCGAGCAG GTGAAGCTGATGAGCTTGACAGATATTCTAGCATCACCCCATGGTGCTCAATTAACCAACATGTTCCTAATGGACAGAAATAGCAGTGTGATGGAATTCTTCCCAAAAGGATGGTTAAAACTTGCTGGTGTAGGTCAATATGTTTACCACTGGATTGCTAGCTGGTCTGGGATGAAACACCAAGGTGCATGGCGAGACCCTGAGGGCGAACCCTGCCCTTTCCCGGAAGATGACCGCCGGTGCATGTCTGTTTACAAAGGTGGTAAAATTGGATTGAATGAGACTTACTTTTCTAAGTGGGCTAAAAATGTTCTCAATGAAGTCAAAACAAGAAAGACGGTTGAGGTATCAAATAAGAGTACTGCTTCAACTTCTAGTTGTGCTTGTAGCTAA